The following are encoded in a window of Rosa chinensis cultivar Old Blush chromosome 4, RchiOBHm-V2, whole genome shotgun sequence genomic DNA:
- the LOC112198776 gene encoding uncharacterized protein LOC112198776, whose product MAIWKTRNKLCFNNKRPSLMRVFRSIKSWLRFAAPHLPGYSRGVLDSQLLVSLGIQPVSRKSIAPRFVLWHPPNFPWIKLNTDGLAKGNPGPAACGGVFRVANGQYFGGYCQGLGQHSAFYAELMGVIIGIEIAFRMGWHCIWLESDSMSVLACNSVADRLTNLGLASSSLIWHASPPPEISPYLRMDDQGFPYSRVSS is encoded by the exons ATGGCTATTTGGAAAACACGTAATAAGCTTTGTTTTAATAATAAGAGGCCTTCTCTTATGCGTGTTTTTCGTTCTATTAAATCTTGGTTGCGGTTTGCTGCTCCCCATTTGCCTGGTTATTCCCGCGGTGTGTTAGACTCTCAGTTGCTAGTGAGCTTGGGAATCCAACCAGTTTCTCGCAAATCAATTGCTCCGCGGTTTGTTCTTTGGCATCCCCCTAATTTTCCATGGATTAAGCTTAACACTGATGGGTTAGCTAAAGGTAATCCTGGCCCCGCAGCTTGTGGTGGTGTTTTTCGGGTTGCGAATGGCCAATATTTTGGAGGTTATTGTCAAGGTTTGGGTCAACACTCAGCTTTCTATGCGGAGTTAATGGGAGTTATAATTGGTATTGAGATTGCTTTTCGAATGGGTTGGCATTGTATTTGGTTGGAGAGTGATTCGATGAGTGTTCTTGCAT GCAATTCTGTGGCAGATAGGTTAACAAATTTGGGTTTGGCTTCTTCATCTCTGATTTGGCATGCCTCACCTCCACCCGAGATCTCTCCATACTTGAGAATGGATGACCAGGGGTTCCCTTACTCTCGTGTTTCttcttga
- the LOC112200250 gene encoding glycine-rich cell wall structural protein, with protein MVRSRKSLALFSLLCIQVLAVSVVARNVVSVRNDEEEKNLGTGFGSGAGGGFGGGAGGGGGGGFGGGSGGGAGGGAGGGFGGGSGGGFGGGAGGGGGAGGGGGFGGGSGGGGHGVGGGAGGGGGLGGGHGVGGGIGKGGGIGGGIGKGGGAGGGFGKGGGIGGGIGKGGGAGGGFGKGGGHGIGGGIGGGGGFGKGGGHGVGGGFGKGGGTGGGGGFGKGGGHGIGGGFGKGGGIGGGGGFGKGGGHGVGGGFGKGGGIGKGGGVGGGAGGGFGKGGGVGGGIGKGGGIGGGAGGGAGGGVGGGFGKGGGVGGGIGGGGGFGKGGGIGGGIGKGGGFGGGIGGGGGSGGGIGGGFGKGGGIGGGVGGGSGGGGGFGGGFGGGAGGGAGGGGGFGSGGGGGIGGH; from the coding sequence ATGGTGCGCAGTAGGAAATCActtgctttgttttctttgctttgcaTTCAGGTTCTTGCAGTGAGTGTTGTTGCGAGGAATGTAGTGAGTGTGAGGAACGATGAGGAGGAAAAGAACTTGGGCACTGGGTTTGGCAGTGGAGCTGGAGGTGGGTTTGGAGGTGGAGCAggtgggggtggtggtggtggttttggAGGCGGCTCTGGCGGTGGTGCTGGAGGTGGGGCAGGTGGTGGCTTCGGAGGCGGTAGTGGTGGTGGCTTTGGTGGTGGAGCTGGAGGAGGTGGTGGAGCCGGAGGCGGTGGTGGCTTTGGTGGTGGGTCTGGCGGTGGTGGTCATGGGGTCGGAGGTGgagctggtggtggtggaggattAGGTGGTGGCCATGGCGTTGGTGGTGGGATTGGCAAAGGTGGAGGCATTGGCGGTGGAATAGGAAAAGGTGGTGGTGCCGGGGGAGGTTTTGGAAAGGGTGGCGGCATTGGTGGTGGAATAGGTAAAGGTGGTGGTGCCGGGGGAGGTTTTGGCAAGGGTGGAGGCCATGGTATTGGTGGCGGAATTGGAGGTGGTGGCGGCTTTGGCAAGGGTGGAGGCCACGGTGTTGGTGGTGGATTTGGTAAAGGTGGTGGAACTGGAGGTGGCGGTGGTTTTGGCAAGGGTGGAGGCCATGgtattggtggtggatttgggaAAGGTGGTGGAATTGGAGGTGGCGGTGGTTTTGGTAAGGGTGGAGGCCATGGTgttggtggtggatttgggaAAGGAGGAGGCATTGGAAAGGGTGGTGGAGTTGGAGGAGGTGCTGGAGGTGGATTTGGAAAAGGTGGAGGTGTTGGTGGAGGAATAGGGAAAGGTGGTGGCATTGGAGGCGGAGCTGGTGGTGGAGCTGGTGGCGGAGTTGGAGGAGGCTTTGGTAAGGGTGGTGGAGTAGGTGGTGgaattggtggtggtggtggtttcgGTAAAGGCGGTGGCATTGGAGGAGGTATCGGTAAAGGTGGAGGATTTGGTGGTGGCattggaggtggaggtggctcCGGTGGTGGAATAGGAGGCGGATTTGGCAAAGGTGGTGGTATTGGTGGAGGAGTAGGAGGAGGCTCTGGTGGAGGCGGCGGATTTGGCGGCGGATTCGGAGGAGGAGCCGGCGGAGGAGCTGGGGGAGGTGGGGGTTTTGGCagtggaggtggtggtggaatTGGAGGCCACTGA